A portion of the Stigmatella aurantiaca DW4/3-1 genome contains these proteins:
- a CDS encoding histidine phosphatase family protein, whose product MKPPSSQIVLVRHGETAWSRSGQHTGRTDIPLLEEGKRMGAALSAPLKAWRFDAVWTSPLSRARETCALAGYGGAAKLRPELMEWDYGAYEGKTAVEIRSQLPDWTLWRDGVPQGETADQVRARVDPLIAEARQAGGHVLLFSHGHLLRVFAARWLDLPLTDGRLFTLGTASISVLGWDGNQPVLVSWNDTTHLRE is encoded by the coding sequence ATGAAACCGCCTTCTTCTCAGATCGTCCTGGTCCGCCACGGTGAAACCGCCTGGAGCCGGAGCGGCCAGCACACGGGCCGCACCGACATTCCCCTGCTGGAGGAAGGGAAGCGGATGGGCGCTGCCTTGAGCGCCCCCTTGAAGGCTTGGCGCTTCGACGCAGTGTGGACCAGCCCGCTGAGCCGTGCCCGGGAGACCTGTGCCCTGGCGGGCTACGGCGGTGCCGCGAAGCTGCGCCCCGAGCTGATGGAGTGGGACTACGGCGCTTACGAGGGCAAGACCGCGGTGGAGATTCGCTCCCAGCTCCCGGACTGGACGCTCTGGCGCGATGGCGTCCCCCAGGGGGAGACAGCGGATCAGGTGCGGGCGCGGGTGGACCCGCTCATCGCCGAGGCCCGTCAGGCCGGAGGCCATGTCCTCCTCTTCTCCCATGGCCACCTCCTGCGGGTGTTCGCGGCGCGCTGGTTGGACTTGCCCCTCACCGATGGGCGGCTCTTCACCCTGGGCACCGCCTCCATCAGCGTGCTGGGCTGGGATGGAAACCAGCCTGTCCTCGTGAGCTGGAACGACACCACCCACCT